Proteins from one Chitinophaga oryzae genomic window:
- a CDS encoding YeeE/YedE family protein, which produces MTILEFLQQPWPWYIAGPLIGLTVPVLLLVGNKSFGISSSLRHICAACIPAKVPFFQYDWKKEAWNLLFVGGILLGGIIAGTLLANPAPVAVNPKLVTDLAQYGITDFHSLVPGQLFNWPALLSVRGLLMMVGGGFLVGFGTRYAGGCTSGHAIMGLSTLQWPSLVATICFMIGGFVMANLILPFILSL; this is translated from the coding sequence ATGACGATCCTTGAATTTTTACAACAACCCTGGCCCTGGTATATCGCAGGCCCGCTGATCGGGCTTACCGTGCCGGTGTTGCTGCTGGTGGGCAACAAATCTTTTGGTATCAGTTCTTCGCTGCGGCATATCTGTGCGGCGTGCATACCGGCAAAAGTGCCCTTCTTTCAGTACGACTGGAAGAAAGAGGCCTGGAACCTTCTTTTCGTAGGGGGCATCCTGTTAGGCGGTATCATCGCCGGTACGCTGCTGGCCAATCCGGCGCCGGTGGCGGTAAATCCCAAACTGGTGACTGACCTGGCTCAATATGGCATTACGGATTTTCACTCGCTGGTACCCGGTCAGCTGTTCAACTGGCCCGCGCTCTTATCCGTCCGTGGTCTGCTGATGATGGTCGGCGGTGGTTTCCTGGTGGGCTTCGGCACCCGTTACGCCGGTGGTTGCACCAGCGGTCACGCCATCATGGGGCTTTCCACCCTGCAATGGCCTTCACTGGTAGCCACCATCTGTTTTATGATCGGCGGCTTTGTGATGGCTAACCTGATACTGCCTTTTATTCTTTCATTGTAA
- a CDS encoding DUF6691 family protein, with protein MNTWFSQLKYLVIGTLFGIIFVKAEVISWFRIQEMFRLQSFHMYGVIGSAVVVGMLSVWLIKKYNIKTLEGETVVFHPKKFNKGQIYGGLIFGLGWAVTGACPGPLFAQIGVGATVVAVTLLSAIAGTWVYGRFRDQLPH; from the coding sequence ATGAATACATGGTTTAGTCAATTAAAATACCTGGTGATCGGCACTTTGTTCGGAATCATTTTTGTGAAAGCGGAAGTGATCAGCTGGTTCCGTATCCAGGAAATGTTCCGGCTGCAGTCCTTCCATATGTATGGGGTGATCGGTAGTGCAGTCGTGGTGGGTATGTTATCGGTGTGGCTCATCAAAAAATATAATATCAAAACGCTGGAGGGAGAAACAGTAGTGTTTCATCCTAAAAAATTCAACAAAGGACAAATCTATGGTGGTTTAATATTCGGCCTGGGCTGGGCTGTTACAGGCGCTTGCCCCGGGCCGCTGTTCGCCCAGATTGGTGTAGGCGCCACCGTAGTCGCCGTCACTTTGCTGAGCGCCATCGCCGGCACCTGGGTGTATGGCCGTTTCCGTGATCAATTACCACATTAA
- a CDS encoding MBL fold metallo-hydrolase, whose translation MEIRQFEDKGLSHYSYAVYSEKAGAVILIDPARDVTPYVEFAAARNAKITGVIETHPHADFVSSHLELHQATGATIYCSALVGAAYPHTAFDEGHTIQTGELTFKALNTPGHSPDSISIVLEEKGVVKAVFTGDTLFIGDCGRPDLREKAGNLTATRADLAKQMYHSLREKLMTLPDNTQVYPAHGAGTLCGKSLSEANHSTIGAEKLTNWSLQDYTEDAFVAELLSQQPYIPKYFPYDVDINRKGAPALATALEEVPVVTTGAALKGDVLLVDTRPAAAFKQSHLPHAINLQLNGKFETWLGSVVTPGEAFYLIAADMAQLKEALRRAASIGYESMIRGGTVYSGGSETMDPVPLDQLRAHPEQFTIIDVRMDSETKAGALLPGSMAIPLDQLRERIHEIPLEKPIVVHCAGGYRSAAGSSIVADALKEKTPVYDLGEDIKTF comes from the coding sequence ATGGAGATCAGACAATTTGAAGATAAGGGACTGTCCCATTATTCCTATGCAGTGTACAGCGAAAAGGCAGGAGCAGTGATACTGATAGACCCTGCCAGGGATGTAACGCCTTATGTGGAGTTCGCGGCAGCCAGGAACGCTAAAATCACCGGCGTGATAGAGACGCATCCGCATGCCGATTTTGTGAGCAGCCACCTGGAGCTGCATCAGGCCACCGGGGCTACCATCTACTGTTCCGCGCTGGTAGGCGCCGCCTATCCGCATACGGCTTTCGATGAAGGACATACTATACAAACAGGGGAGCTGACATTCAAAGCCCTGAATACGCCGGGCCATTCGCCGGACAGCATCAGCATTGTGCTGGAAGAAAAAGGCGTGGTGAAAGCGGTATTCACCGGCGATACGCTGTTCATCGGCGACTGCGGCCGGCCGGACCTGCGCGAGAAAGCAGGTAACCTGACCGCTACCCGTGCCGACCTGGCAAAACAAATGTATCATTCCCTGCGGGAGAAGTTGATGACCCTGCCGGACAATACGCAGGTGTATCCTGCCCATGGCGCCGGTACGCTGTGCGGTAAATCGCTGAGTGAAGCCAATCACAGCACCATCGGTGCGGAAAAACTGACCAACTGGAGTTTACAGGACTACACAGAAGACGCTTTTGTGGCGGAGCTGTTGTCCCAGCAGCCCTATATCCCGAAATACTTCCCGTATGACGTGGACATCAACCGGAAAGGGGCGCCAGCGCTGGCAACCGCGCTGGAAGAGGTGCCGGTGGTTACAACCGGCGCTGCTTTGAAAGGCGATGTGCTGCTGGTGGATACACGTCCGGCCGCCGCTTTTAAACAAAGTCATTTACCGCACGCCATCAATCTGCAGCTGAACGGTAAGTTTGAAACGTGGCTGGGCAGCGTAGTGACGCCGGGAGAAGCGTTTTACCTGATAGCCGCAGATATGGCACAGTTAAAGGAAGCGCTGCGCAGAGCGGCCAGCATCGGCTATGAAAGCATGATACGCGGCGGAACGGTGTATTCCGGCGGCTCCGAGACAATGGACCCTGTACCGCTGGACCAGCTCCGCGCGCATCCCGAACAGTTCACGATCATAGACGTGCGCATGGACAGCGAAACGAAGGCGGGCGCTTTACTGCCCGGCTCCATGGCCATTCCGCTGGACCAGTTACGGGAACGGATACACGAAATACCATTGGAGAAACCGATCGTCGTGCATTGCGCCGGCGGTTACCGCAGCGCGGCAGGCAGCAGCATCGTGGCCGACGCACTGAAGGAAAAAACGCCGGTGTACGACCTCGGCGAAGACATCAAAACGTTTTAA
- a CDS encoding NADP-dependent oxidoreductase: MEAIILKGAGDVDQLVHTTLPEPEIAAGEVLVQVKAISINPVDIKTRSGKGMFTKLQAEDPLILGWDISGVVTASHSPLFKAGDEVFGMVNFPGHGKAYAEYVAAPAEQLAHKPAGISHEEAAAATLAALTALQAFASTTIHPGDKVLIHAAAGGVGHYAVQLAKAAGAYVIGTASAANRDFVLGLGADEHFDYKSAPFEDRYHDLDFVLDTMGGDYIDRSLRTLRPQGTIISLPSGLREAVGEKAAAQHKNGYFIMVASSGKDMRLLADLLERGRLTSHVSATYPFADMAKAHQQIASGSTRGKVVVIP, encoded by the coding sequence ATGGAAGCAATCATATTAAAAGGCGCAGGAGATGTTGACCAACTCGTACATACCACCTTACCGGAACCGGAGATCGCAGCCGGCGAAGTGCTGGTACAGGTAAAAGCCATCAGCATTAACCCGGTAGACATAAAGACCCGTAGCGGTAAAGGAATGTTCACCAAACTGCAGGCAGAAGACCCGCTCATCCTGGGGTGGGATATTTCCGGGGTTGTTACCGCGTCTCATTCTCCGTTGTTCAAAGCGGGAGACGAGGTATTCGGCATGGTCAATTTCCCCGGCCATGGTAAAGCGTACGCTGAATATGTAGCGGCGCCGGCGGAGCAACTGGCGCATAAACCGGCCGGCATTTCCCACGAGGAAGCCGCAGCGGCCACACTGGCGGCGTTGACAGCGCTACAGGCTTTCGCAAGCACCACTATTCATCCCGGTGACAAAGTATTGATACATGCCGCTGCCGGCGGCGTGGGGCATTACGCGGTACAGCTGGCAAAAGCGGCAGGCGCCTACGTGATCGGTACCGCTTCTGCGGCCAACCGTGATTTTGTGCTGGGGCTCGGGGCAGATGAGCATTTCGATTACAAATCAGCCCCGTTTGAAGATCGTTATCATGACCTGGACTTCGTATTGGACACCATGGGCGGCGATTACATTGACCGTTCCCTGAGAACGCTGCGGCCGCAGGGCACCATCATCAGCCTGCCCAGCGGACTACGTGAGGCGGTGGGAGAGAAGGCCGCCGCTCAGCATAAAAACGGTTATTTTATCATGGTGGCGTCCAGCGGAAAAGATATGCGGCTGCTGGCAGACTTGCTGGAGCGCGGCAGACTCACCTCTCATGTATCCGCCACTTACCCGTTTGCCGATATGGCGAAAGCCCATCAGCAGATCGCCAGCGGCAGCACCCGCGGTAAAGTGGTTGTGATTCCGTAA
- a CDS encoding SDR family oxidoreductase, translating into MTNSQQPKICLITGASSGIGYAIARALAAEGHTVVITARRQERLQELDAANVTMMAGDLTDPGFQEQVVNTVFDTYGRCDYLFNCAGSIEAGPVESIDIDKMSAMIRLNVEATFRLTYLVLKRFKAQGSGHVINLSSVMGTKVRPTAGAYAATKFAMEALSEALRMELAGTAINISCIEPGLVMTELHKDWAVHPRESMGIHDPLTVEDIVRTVKFIMEQPSHVRIPKLMILPGHHQI; encoded by the coding sequence ATGACAAACAGCCAACAACCAAAGATCTGTCTTATCACCGGCGCCAGCAGTGGTATCGGTTATGCGATCGCCCGCGCGCTGGCAGCAGAGGGCCACACCGTAGTAATTACCGCCCGCCGGCAGGAGCGGCTGCAGGAACTGGATGCCGCCAATGTGACGATGATGGCCGGCGACCTTACCGATCCCGGCTTCCAGGAGCAGGTGGTCAATACTGTTTTTGACACTTACGGCCGCTGCGATTATCTCTTTAACTGTGCCGGCAGCATTGAAGCGGGCCCGGTTGAAAGCATTGATATCGATAAGATGTCGGCCATGATACGCCTGAACGTGGAAGCGACTTTCAGGCTGACTTACCTGGTATTGAAACGTTTTAAGGCGCAGGGCTCCGGACATGTGATCAACCTGTCGAGCGTGATGGGAACAAAAGTGCGGCCCACGGCCGGCGCTTATGCCGCCACCAAGTTTGCCATGGAAGCGCTGTCCGAAGCGCTGCGGATGGAGCTGGCAGGTACCGCCATCAACATCTCCTGTATAGAACCCGGACTGGTGATGACGGAACTGCACAAGGACTGGGCCGTGCATCCCAGGGAAAGTATGGGCATCCATGATCCGCTCACGGTAGAGGATATCGTCCGTACGGTGAAGTTTATTATGGAACAGCCCTCACATGTGCGCATTCCGAAACTGATGATCCTGCCGGGCCATCACCAGATATGA
- a CDS encoding iron chaperone, with protein sequence MGTKFTTTDEYLATLPETSIDKAQEIREIIRKAAPKATEVISYNIPAFKLNKVLVWFAGYKSHIGFYPGGAAIEIFQDDLTAYKTSKGAIQFPVDKPLPAALIRKIVKYRVKALAE encoded by the coding sequence ATGGGAACTAAATTCACAACTACCGACGAATACCTGGCCACGCTGCCGGAAACCAGCATCGATAAGGCGCAGGAGATCCGCGAAATTATCCGCAAAGCGGCGCCCAAAGCCACGGAAGTGATTAGTTATAACATACCGGCGTTTAAACTGAATAAGGTGCTGGTATGGTTTGCCGGCTATAAAAGTCATATCGGCTTTTATCCCGGCGGCGCCGCTATCGAAATTTTCCAGGACGACCTGACTGCTTACAAGACTTCGAAAGGCGCTATCCAGTTCCCGGTAGACAAACCGCTACCGGCAGCGCTGATCAGAAAGATTGTGAAGTATAGGGTGAAAGCACTGGCGGAGTAA
- a CDS encoding LacI family DNA-binding transcriptional regulator, translating to MRRHYATIKDIARALNISVSTVSRALRDTYDVNAETRRMVLDKAAELNYRPNFNATGLVKNSSHNLAVLLPAITNYYFSTVFTGIQEVAYRHGYNLILHVTNDDAERELSIIRNLSFSSLDGMLVSVSSQADACDHFQEIIDDGVPVVFFDRVAEHVRTSKVMQDDYNGAFEATEHLIAKGYRRIAHLAGPQGLTFTANRLQGYLDALRKHKLPVQESWIIHSGFAQDSGYQDFQQLWQLRSKPDAIFAVNDRKAVGAMLAMKEKKIIPGKDVGVIGFTNDPVSAIISPSLSTIAEPAYEIGRVSCQLLLNHIRKKNFVAEEVVLPGKLIERESTQRG from the coding sequence ATGCGCCGACACTATGCTACGATAAAAGATATTGCCCGGGCGTTGAATATATCTGTATCAACGGTTTCACGGGCGCTGCGGGACACTTATGACGTGAATGCCGAAACCCGGCGGATGGTACTGGACAAGGCGGCAGAACTCAATTACCGGCCCAATTTCAATGCCACCGGCCTGGTAAAAAACAGTTCCCATAACCTGGCCGTATTACTGCCGGCCATCACCAACTACTATTTCTCCACGGTATTTACCGGTATACAGGAAGTGGCTTACCGTCATGGCTATAACCTTATCCTGCACGTGACCAACGACGATGCGGAACGGGAGCTGAGCATCATCCGCAACCTGTCTTTCAGCAGCCTCGACGGCATGCTGGTATCTGTATCCTCGCAGGCAGACGCCTGCGACCATTTCCAGGAAATTATCGACGACGGAGTGCCGGTCGTGTTTTTTGACCGTGTGGCCGAACATGTCAGGACCAGCAAAGTGATGCAGGACGATTACAACGGCGCTTTTGAAGCCACAGAACACCTGATCGCCAAAGGGTACCGCCGCATTGCGCACCTGGCAGGGCCACAGGGATTAACCTTCACGGCTAACCGGCTACAGGGATACCTGGATGCATTGCGCAAACATAAACTGCCGGTGCAGGAATCATGGATCATTCATTCCGGCTTCGCACAGGATAGCGGGTACCAGGACTTTCAGCAGCTATGGCAGCTGCGGTCTAAACCGGACGCCATTTTTGCGGTCAACGACCGTAAGGCTGTCGGCGCCATGCTGGCCATGAAAGAAAAGAAAATTATTCCGGGTAAAGATGTAGGTGTGATCGGCTTTACCAACGACCCGGTTTCGGCGATCATCTCCCCTTCGCTCAGCACCATAGCAGAACCAGCCTATGAGATCGGCAGGGTAAGTTGCCAGCTGCTACTGAATCATATCAGGAAGAAGAATTTTGTAGCGGAGGAAGTAGTGCTGCCAGGGAAGCTGATAGAAAGGGAATCGACGCAAAGGGGATAG